Genomic segment of Aliarcobacter trophiarum LMG 25534:
TCTCCAAAACCACTTCTATGAGTATTTGAGCAATATTTTGTATAATAATCAATTGTAGCATTAATTACACTTTGTGGTTTTTGAGTCGTTGCTCCATTGTCAAGATATACTGTTTTTGAGTTTGCAAAAAATGGAAAATCTTTTTTATACATCTTAAAAAAAGCTCTCTTTTTTATAGTTTTCTATAAACTCTTTTAGTTTTTCATCTTTTAGATTATCTTTTATAGAGTTTTCAAAAGCCTCAAGAAGTATTAAATAGGCACTCTCTTCACTAATTCCTCTTGTTTGTAAATAGTACAACTCATCTTTATTTAAAGTTCCAGTTGTTGCTCCATGACTAGCTTCAAGCTCATCTATGAAAATTTCTAAAAATGGTTGAGCAAAAATAACTGCATCATCACTTAAAAGAATTGTATTACAGTTTTGAAATGCTTTTGAATAAAGTCCTTTTTCAGTAACAATAGAGTTTATTTTTACAACTGCTCTTGAAGATCCAAGAAGTGAATTTTTATAGTTTATATTACTTTTTGAACTTTCGTTGTTGTGAATAGTTTTAATCAAAGTTGAGCAATTTGCTTTTTCTCTTAGTTTATTTAATCCATTTAATTCATAGTTTATATTTTTATTATTTATCTCATTTTCAAAACTATTTACAATAAATCCATCTCCAAACTCAAAGTTTGAGATTTCTAAATTTGAGTTATCTTTTTGTTCTACATTTAGAGAAAAGATTAAAGAGTTCTCAAAGCTAATATCTTGAATTTTCACATACTCTAAAGAGCTATTTTCACCTAAAATTACTGTTCTATTTGCTAAAAAACAAGAGTTTTTTGAAGAGTTTGCAAAAACTTCAACAACAGTTGCCTTTACTCCATCTTTTACTTTTATTAAAAGATTATTTGAAAATAGCGTCTCATCTTCAATTAAAAGATTTTTTAAAACTAATACTTCATTAGTGTTCTCTTCTATTTCCAACACTTTTTGTTTTTTACTAATGTTATTTCTTATAGAAAAAAGTTTTGATTTATAGTTTTTTGTGTCATCTTGTTCTTTTAAATTTAGTGCTAAATCAAACTCTTTTTGTTCTTTAAACTCATAATTAAAAAGTGGAGCAAAATCTATTTTTAAAAACTCTTCTTCCTTCTTTTGTGGAAGATTTATATTTAAATTAGCTATTTGCATTGTTTATTCCTAAAGCTTCAAAACCTTTCTCATCTAGCTCTAAAGCAAGACTATAATCTCCAGTTTTAGCTATTTTTCCATCACTTAAAATATGCACAAAATCAGGCTTTATTAACTCTAAAAGTCTATCATAGTGAGTAATCATAAGAAGTGATTTTTTACCATCAAGCATAGAGTTTATTACATTTGCAACTGTTTTTATAGCATCAACATCAAGTCCACTATCAATCTCATCTAGCATTATTAAATCTGGATTTAGCATTAAAAGTTGAATAAGCTCATTTCTTTTTTTCTCTCCACCACTAAATCCATCATTTAAATCTCTTTGAAGTAGTTTTCTATCTATCTCAAATCTGTTTGTTTCCTCTTTTACTAGTTTTAGAAACTGCATAGCATCTAGCTCTTCTTTTCCTTCGTAAGCTCTTTTTGCGTTCATAGCAGTTCTTAGAAAATAGCTATTATTTACTCCAGCAACTTCAACAGGGCTTTGGAAACTCATAAAAATTCCCTCATTTGCTCTAGTTGCTACATCCATTTCTAGTAAATCTTTTTTCTTAAAAGTTACTCTTCCACCATTTACAGTGCAATCATAGTGAGCAGCTAGGGTTTTTACTAAAGTTGATTTTCCAGCACCATTTACACCCATTAAAGCATGAATTTCACCCTCTTTAATCTCTAAATTTAATCCTTTTAAAATCTGATTATTATTTATACTTACTTTTAAATCTTCAATTTTTAATAAAACTTCTTTACTCATAATTAACCCACACTTCCTTCTAATGAAATATTTAATAACTCTTTTGCTTCAGCAGCAAACTCCATTGGTAACTCTTTTAAAACCTCTTTACAAAAACCATTTACAATCATAGCAATTGCATCTTCTTCATCTATTCCTCTTTGATTTAAATAAAATAGTTGTTCATCTGATATTTTAGATGTTGTTGCTTCATGTTCTATATTTGCACTACTATTTCTAATCTCATGATATGGATAAGTGTGAGCTTGACACTTATGACCTATTAGAAGTGAATCACATTCTGAAATATTTCTTGCATTTGATGCATTCTTTCCAACTCTTACAAGTCCTCTATAGGCATTTATACCTTTCATAGCTGAAATACCTTTAGAGATAATTGTTGATTTTGTATTTTTTCCAAGATGTACCATTTTTGTTCCAGTATCAGCTTGTTGAGCTCTACTTGTAACTGCAACAGAGTAAAACTCTCCTACACTATTATCTCCTTGAAGAATACATGAAGGATATTTCCATGTGATACTTGAACCAGTTTCAACTTGTGTCCAAGATACTTTTGAATTATCTCCTTTACATAAAGCTCTTTTTGTAACAAAGTTTAAGATTCCACCTTTTCCAGTATCATCTCCTGGGTACCAGTTTTGAATAGTTGAATATTTTATATGACCATTTTCAAGTGCAACTAATTCAACAACTGCTGCGTGAAGTTGTCTATCATCACGACTAGGAGCTGAACAACCTTCGTTATAAGATACATAAGAACCTTCATCACAGATAATTAATGTTCTTTCAAATTGACCAGTGTTTAAAGCATTTATTCTAAAATAAGTAGAAAGTTCCATTGGACATCTTGTATTTTTTGGAATATATACAAAACTTCCATCTGTAAATACAGCACTATTTAATGCAGCAAAGTAGTTATCAGTTACAGGAACAACACTTGCTAAATATGTTTTTACAAGATCAGGGAATCTATGAGCAGCTTCACTAATAGAGCAAAATATAATTCCTAATTTTTCAAGCTCTTCTTGATATGTTGTTTTAATAGAAACTGAGTCGAATACAGCATCAACTGCAACACCTGCAAGCATTTTTTGCTCTTCAAGTGGAATTCCTAGCTTCTCATAAGTTTTTAAAATTTCAGGATCAACTTCATCTAAAGACCCTAAAGGTTTTTTTGGAGCTGAATAGTATGCATAATCTTGATAGTCAATTTTTGGATATTTAAGATTTGTCCAAGTTGGCTCTTCCATTTTTAGCCACTTTTCATAAGCTTTTAGCCTAAAATCTAGTAAAAACTCGGGCTCTTCTTTTTTTGCACTAATAGCTCTTATAACATCTTCATTTAAACCTTTTGCAAAGGTTTCGCTTTGAACTAAAGTTTCAAAACCTAGTTTGTAATCACTATTAATAATGTCATGTAATTCTTGATTGTCACTCATGACTTCTCCATAAAATTTATTTGATTTTAAATAGGACAGTTTTTATCCTAATTGGAATAATATCAAAATAAGTATATAATGTAAAGGCATAAATCCAAATAAAGTAAAAGATTTTTAACAAATATTCTTTGAAATGCCAATAATATAGTACTTAGAAATTAAGATAAATTTTATCCTATTTCTAATAAAATACAGATTTAATAAATAATTTATAAAAAAATGGAAAAAAATGGAAAAAAATGAAACACTACTCTAAAAAAATAGAAGAAAGAATAGATAATCCAAAACATTTTGGTGAGATTACAAAAGAAGAGGCAAAACAACTTGGTTGTAGGCTTATTGTTGCTGACTTTGAGTCAAATGGAAGTGATGCCTTAAGAGTTTATTTTGCAATTACAAAAGATAAAACAGTTTTTAGTGCAAAGTTTAAATCTTTTGCAACAGGATTGATAGTTGCTTTAGATGATATGATGATTGAGTTATGTATTGGAAAAAGTATTGAAAAAGTGGCAAATTTGTTTAAAACAGATGTTGAGTTTGCTCTAAGAGATGAACCACAAACTCCTGCTTTAGGTATTGAAGAGTTACATAATGGCTTTTTGAATTTTGTTATTTTAAAAAAGGTAGCTTTGAAACTTGAAACTAGAGATATGAAAGACTTTAATGATGATTACGTAGTTTGTGAATGTGCTAGAGTTAGTTTAGGAACTATAAAAGATGCTATAAAAAACTTTGATTTAGCAACTATAGAAGATATAGGAAATATCACAAAAGCTGGAATTTTTTGTAAATCTTGTCAAAAAGAGGGTGGTTTAGAAGAGAAAGAGCTATATTTGAGTGATATTTTAGAACAGACTAGAAAAGAGATAGATGAACAAAGACAACAAGAACCTAGCTATTTAAATAGTAGCTTTGAAGATATGACAAAATCACAAAAAATTGAGTTAATTGAAGATGTTTTAGATGATGATGTAAGACCTATGCTTATTATGGATGGTGGTAATATGGAGATACTTGATATTGTAGAATCACCTCCACACCACGATTTGTATATAAGATATTTAGGTGCTTGTAGCGGTTGTAGTGCAGGAAGCATGGGAACTTTGTATGCGATTGAGTCGATTTTACAAAGTAAGGTAAATGAAAATATAAGAGTTCTTCCTATTTAAGATTAAAAATCTTTAAATTTGCTACAATAAATAAAATAGTTTTTAAGAGGCTTTTATGTTTGCAATTTATAATAATGGAACGATTGATTTTAAAAGTAGAAGCGAAAATAATCACGAATTAAAAAGTATATTGCCATCATCTGCTACAAAATTAGATGTTACTGATGAAGAGATAAAAGATTTTTCACAAGAGTTAAAAGGCAATAGTGAAACGGTAAAACATATAAATTCATATAAAAAAGTTGCAAATCTTGATAACCTTGAGCCTGTTTATAAAGTAAAAGATATTATGACAAAAGAGGTTTTTCATGCGACTACTAGTGCTACTTTAGAGGATTTGTATTACTTTATAATTGAAAAGAAAGTTTCACAAATTCCAATAACTATTTTTGGTAAAAAAATAGTTGGAATTGTAAATAAAAAACTTATTTTATCTCTTATTATGAATCATAAAGATGATGTTACTGATATATTAAAAAGAAAAATAGATGATATCTATCTTCCTGAGGTTTTAACAGCAGACCCTGAAGCTGATGTAAGACAAGTAGTAAAAGTAATGTTAGATTTAAGACTAGATGCAATTCCTATAGTTGATGAGCATGATACTTTACTAGGAATAGTTTCAAAAACCGATATATTAAAGGCAGTTGCAAATTTTCCTAAGCTTCAGCTTTGGTCGTAAATTTAGATTATTGATTTATAAAGTTTATTTATAAAACTGTTCCATCATCAAAAATAACCTTGTCTCTACCCTTTGCCTTTGCTTCATAAAGTAACTCATCAGCTTTTGCTTGGGCATCTATTATGGAGTTATAATTATTTCTAAAAGTAACACCAGCAGAGAAAGTTATATTTATTTTATGCTCTTTATATATAAAAGTACTATTTAAAAAGGCATTTTTCACTCTTTTTATATATCTATTTACCTCTATTTTATCTCTAAAATTTATTAATGCAACAAACTCTTCTCCACCATAACGTGCTACAACATCCTCTTTTCTAGTTAAATCTTTTAATATCTTTGCAAAAGATTTTAAAATTTCATCACCACAAGCATGACCATA
This window contains:
- the sufC gene encoding Fe-S cluster assembly ATPase SufC, which encodes MSKEVLLKIEDLKVSINNNQILKGLNLEIKEGEIHALMGVNGAGKSTLVKTLAAHYDCTVNGGRVTFKKKDLLEMDVATRANEGIFMSFQSPVEVAGVNNSYFLRTAMNAKRAYEGKEELDAMQFLKLVKEETNRFEIDRKLLQRDLNDGFSGGEKKRNELIQLLMLNPDLIMLDEIDSGLDVDAIKTVANVINSMLDGKKSLLMITHYDRLLELIKPDFVHILSDGKIAKTGDYSLALELDEKGFEALGINNANS
- the sufB gene encoding Fe-S cluster assembly protein SufB, with amino-acid sequence MSDNQELHDIINSDYKLGFETLVQSETFAKGLNEDVIRAISAKKEEPEFLLDFRLKAYEKWLKMEEPTWTNLKYPKIDYQDYAYYSAPKKPLGSLDEVDPEILKTYEKLGIPLEEQKMLAGVAVDAVFDSVSIKTTYQEELEKLGIIFCSISEAAHRFPDLVKTYLASVVPVTDNYFAALNSAVFTDGSFVYIPKNTRCPMELSTYFRINALNTGQFERTLIICDEGSYVSYNEGCSAPSRDDRQLHAAVVELVALENGHIKYSTIQNWYPGDDTGKGGILNFVTKRALCKGDNSKVSWTQVETGSSITWKYPSCILQGDNSVGEFYSVAVTSRAQQADTGTKMVHLGKNTKSTIISKGISAMKGINAYRGLVRVGKNASNARNISECDSLLIGHKCQAHTYPYHEIRNSSANIEHEATTSKISDEQLFYLNQRGIDEEDAIAMIVNGFCKEVLKELPMEFAAEAKELLNISLEGSVG
- a CDS encoding SufD family Fe-S cluster assembly protein is translated as MQIANLNINLPQKKEEEFLKIDFAPLFNYEFKEQKEFDLALNLKEQDDTKNYKSKLFSIRNNISKKQKVLEIEENTNEVLVLKNLLIEDETLFSNNLLIKVKDGVKATVVEVFANSSKNSCFLANRTVILGENSSLEYVKIQDISFENSLIFSLNVEQKDNSNLEISNFEFGDGFIVNSFENEINNKNINYELNGLNKLREKANCSTLIKTIHNNESSKSNINYKNSLLGSSRAVVKINSIVTEKGLYSKAFQNCNTILLSDDAVIFAQPFLEIFIDELEASHGATTGTLNKDELYYLQTRGISEESAYLILLEAFENSIKDNLKDEKLKEFIENYKKESFF
- a CDS encoding CBS domain-containing protein, which produces MFAIYNNGTIDFKSRSENNHELKSILPSSATKLDVTDEEIKDFSQELKGNSETVKHINSYKKVANLDNLEPVYKVKDIMTKEVFHATTSATLEDLYYFIIEKKVSQIPITIFGKKIVGIVNKKLILSLIMNHKDDVTDILKRKIDDIYLPEVLTADPEADVRQVVKVMLDLRLDAIPIVDEHDTLLGIVSKTDILKAVANFPKLQLWS
- a CDS encoding NifU family protein, with the translated sequence MKHYSKKIEERIDNPKHFGEITKEEAKQLGCRLIVADFESNGSDALRVYFAITKDKTVFSAKFKSFATGLIVALDDMMIELCIGKSIEKVANLFKTDVEFALRDEPQTPALGIEELHNGFLNFVILKKVALKLETRDMKDFNDDYVVCECARVSLGTIKDAIKNFDLATIEDIGNITKAGIFCKSCQKEGGLEEKELYLSDILEQTRKEIDEQRQQEPSYLNSSFEDMTKSQKIELIEDVLDDDVRPMLIMDGGNMEILDIVESPPHHDLYIRYLGACSGCSAGSMGTLYAIESILQSKVNENIRVLPI